The following are encoded in a window of Dysidea avara chromosome 4, odDysAvar1.4, whole genome shotgun sequence genomic DNA:
- the LOC136252421 gene encoding RIB43A-like with coiled-coils protein 2 yields MYKTDLAVDPTESAAIERRRIMEKQRQSRIFNARQRIIGVDVDALSHQVKERNLLNGLESQRNDAFAQEMVRHDQIGEILDQRQQKDVKQLNQELVKYRGEYQRVEDRKEFDLNDPDYKKKDKPARVSDADQRCSLSGAQLFQGEDLSFEQRKQLQEEQMREWTSQQIGEKQRLLDEQRKADQLYDMKAIELDKRASELAAAEEQTRRNLNVSAKQQNLKMVEEQKASDQLQRTQELDDNYTEMANNIHGNMLTENPSCATSAFGNHRVIPDRWKGMSPAQVEEVRRTQQFQRDEKQQMISEQQRTEADWDQRRVAEARAGLVLENQLNRQKKLAAKNLVEQNKRLAAEQKVKIHQLNKEVYTNQPTDQYFMQFNTSSR; encoded by the exons ATGTACAAAACTGATTTAGCTGTTGACCCGACGGAGTCGGCTGCCATTGAAAGGCGAAGAATCATGGAGAAGCAGCGACAGAGTAGGATATTTAACGCCAGACAGCGAATAATAGGC GTTGACGTGGATGCATTATCACATCAAGTCAAGGAACGTAACTTGTTGAATGGTCTGGAGTCACAACGTAATGACGCCTTTG CTCAGGAGATGGTACGTCATGATCAAATTGGTGAAATACTGGACCAGAGACAACAGAAAGATGTGAAACAACTAAACCAG GAGCTAGTGAAGTATCGTGGTGAGTATCAACGTGTTGAGGATAGGAAAGAGTTTGACCTCAATGATCCTGATTATAAGAAGAAAGATAAACCAGCCAGG GTGTCAGATGCTGATCAAAGGTGTTCACTAAGTGGAGCACAATTGTTTCAAGGAGAGGATCTCTCATTTGAACAACGTAAACAACTACAAGAAGAACAAATGAG AGAGTGGACATCCCAACAAATTGGTGAGAAGCAGAGATTGTTAGATGAGCAGAGAAAAGCTGACCAGTTGTATGACATGAAGGCTATTGAGCTGGATAAAAGAGCCTCAGAG TTAGCTGCTGCTGAGGAACAGACCAGACGTAACTTGAATGTCAGCGCCAAACAGCAGAACTTGAAAATG GTTGAGGAGCAGAAGGCATCAGATCAGTTACAGAGAACACAGGAACTGGATGACAACTATACTGAGATGGCCAATAACATTCATGGGAACATGTTGACAGAGAATCCTTCATGTGCCACCAGTGCTTTTGGTAATCACAG GGTGATTCCAGACAGGTGGAAGGGAATGAGTCCAGCACAGGTTGAAGAAGTGAGAAGAACTCAACAGTTCCAGAGAGATGAGAAGCAG caaatgATCAGTGAACAACAAAGGACCGAGGCAGACTGGGATCAGCGGAGAGTGGCAGAGGCAAGGGCTGGACTAGTCCTGGAGAATCAATTGAACAGGCAGAAGAAACTAGCAGCAAAGAATCTTGTTGAGCAGAACAAAAGATTGGCAGCTGAGCAAAAAGTAAA GATACACCAGTTAAACAAAGAGGTATACACCAATCAACCAACAGATCAATACTTCATGCAGTTCAACACTAGCAGTAGATGA
- the LOC136252420 gene encoding ubiquitin carboxyl-terminal hydrolase 39-like has product MIEMIKTEVKPEVKTEPQDDVASVKHEVENDDDEYIVPQKRLRRNQGVSMARNCPFLDTIDRSVLDFDFEKLCSVSLSNINVYACLVCGKYFQGRGQHSHAYTHSVQASHHVFLNLHTLQFYCLPDNYEIIDPSLEDIKYVLRPTFTVAQIATLDTSPRVYLALDGTKFVPGIIGLNVIKANDYMNVILQALGQVSPFRDFFLREENFAHVKPPPGDKGIVVVQRLGELFRKLWNHRSFKAHVSPHEMLQVVSSVSKKRFKITEQGDPVEFLSWLLNTLHVGLGGTKKPGTSVIHEVFQGSLKIYTKKIPAQDDDVMEDTTQYNEEVTESPFLYITLDLPPPPLFQDELEKNIIPQVALFDLLKKFDGMTEKEYKTHRESFIKRFEITKLPPYLILFIKRFTKNNFYIEKNPTIVNFPIQDIDMAEFLSSDPAVQDAHPHTTYDLLANICHDGPAEAGKGTYRVHLRHKGTNQWFELQDLHVTELLPQMITLAEAYIQIWELRTDDDNGVMKTDGDMSTTDT; this is encoded by the exons ATGATTGAAATGATCAAGACGGAGGTTAAGCCGGAAGTCAAAACAGAGCCTCAGGATGATGTAGCTTCAGTGAAACACGAGGTGGAAAATGACGACGATGAATATATAGTGCCCCAGAAACGACTGCGGCGTAATCAAG GTGTATCTATGGCCAGAAACTGTCCATTCCTTGATACTATAGACAG GAGCGTTCTTGATTTTGATTTTGAGAAGTTATGTTCAGTGTCTCTATCCAATATCAATGTGTATGCTTGCCTTGTATGTGGTAAATATTTTCAAG GTCGTGGTCAACACTCACATGCGTACACACACAGTGTTCAAGCCAGCCACCATGTCTTCCTTAACCTCCACACTCTACAG TTCTACTGCTTGCCGGATAACTATGAGATTATCGACCCGTCTCTTGAGGACATTAAA TATGTGCTACGGCCAACGTTCACAGTTGCACAAATTGCTACCCTGGACACCAGTCCGAGGGTGTACCTGGCACTGGATGGTACCAAGTTTGTTCCTG GAATTATTGGACTAAACGTGATCAAGGCCAACGACTATATGAATGTGATATTACAG GCATTAGGTCAGGTGTCACCATTCCGAGACTTCTTTCTAAGAGAAGAGAATTTTGCTCACGTTAAACCACCACCTGGTGACAAGGGTATCGTTGTTG TCCAGAGATTGGGAGAGTTATTCCGCAAGTTGTGGAACCATCGGAGCTTCAAGGCTCATGTGAGCCCCCATGAGATGTTACAG GTTGTTTCTTCTGTCAGTAAGAAGAGATTTAAAATTACTGAACAAG GTGATCCGGTGGAGTTCTTGTCATGGTTACTAAACACCCTCCATGTTGGATTAGGAGGAACCAAGAAACCTGgaacaa GTGTAATCCATGAAGTGTTCCAAGGTTCACTGAAGATCTATACTAAGAAGATCCCAGCACAG GATGATGATGTCATGGAGGACACCACACAATACAATG AAGAGGTGACAGAGAGTCCATTCCTGTACATCACACTGGATCTCCCTCCACCACCATTGTTCCAG GATGAGCTAGAAAAGAACATAATCCCTCAGGTGGCATTGTTTGACCTCTTGAAGAAGTTTGATGGCATGACAGAAAAG GAGTACAAGACACATCGAGAGTCCTTTATCAAGAGATTTGAGATCACCAAACTACCTCCATATCTGATTTTGTTTATCaag AGATTCACCAAGAACAACTTCTACATTGAGAAGAACCCAACCATTGTCAACTTCCCTATACA GGACATAGACATGGCGGAGTTCTTGTCCAGTGATCCAGCGGTACAGGACGCTCACCCCCACACCACCTACGACTTGTTAGCTAACATTTGCCATGATGGACCAGCTG AGGCTGGTAAAGGAACTTACCGAGTACACTTAAGACATAAG GGTACCAACCAATGGTTTGAACTACAAGATCTTCATGTCACAGAGTTACTACCTCAAATGATCACACTTGCAGAGGCCTACATACAG ATATGGGAGCTGAGGACTGATGATGATAATGGAGTAATGAAGACTGATGGGGACATGTCAACTACTGACACTTAA
- the LOC136252422 gene encoding uncharacterized protein isoform X1, whose translation MKVLVVLCLTAMVATMVEARYPQGIVYPFPIDNNLRCRNPSDISGETVEQDTPTLGLVPRRNDEVWLPPEIPFAAPSGTIDVVWLRQLLPEFNNGDYNTIQFERPPRPGDPSIGDPELVIEEGDQGSATPMPSLEEREGAINQTIEQLNNIPGFSQGERDVIRDWWDRISFPSCDDATYEVTELPDYYYPKYFVGGRCSGNDCSLPRGQNCLPSTRETVLLPVVRWDCCWDYEGAVWQWACGWRRVNIQIVTQCFCACRPILS comes from the coding sequence ATGAAGGTGTTAGTTGTGCTATGTTTAACTGCCATGGTGGCTACAATGGTTGAGGCTAGATACCCACAGGGCATTGTGTATCCATTTCCCATTGATAATAATCTTAGATGTCGTAATCCTTCTGACATATCCGGCGAAACTGTGGAACAGGACACCCCCACTCTTGGTCTTGTTCCAAGAAGAAATGATGAAGTATGGCTTCCACCAGAAATACCGTTTGCTGCTCCAAGTGGTACAATTGATGTTGTTTGGTTGAGACAACTACTTCCAGAGTTTAATAATGGTGATTATAATACTATCCAGTTTGAAAGGCCACCTAGGCCAGGTGATCCTTCTATTGGAGACCCAGAACTGGTGATTGAAGAAGGAGACCAAGGATCTGCTACACCTATGCCCTCCCTAGAAGAACGAGAAGGGGCTATAAACCAGACCATAGAACAACTGAACAATATACCTGGCTTTTCTCAAGGAGAGCGAGATGTAATCAGAGATTGGTGGGACCGAATAAGCTTTCCCAGCTGTGATGATGCCACATATGAAGTAACAGAGTTGCCAGATTATTACTATCCAAAGTACTTCGTTGGTGGAAGGTGTTCTGGGAACGATTGCTCACTTCCTAGGGGCCAGAACTGCCTCCCTAGCACCAGGGAGACTGTGCTATTGCCAGTGGTACGTTGGGATTGTTGCTGGGATTATGAAGGAGCTGTATGGCAATGGGCTTGTGGCTGGCGTCGTGTCAACATTCAAATTGTAACACAGTGCTTCTGTGCTTGTCGTCCGATCTTAAGCTAA
- the LOC136252422 gene encoding uncharacterized protein isoform X2, giving the protein MWTTTVVIATLASFVLLAEATYDDSPVYPPSIDTTITCMVAGDYRNKRSSSPPDRVPRPEDTLELQLTVGQIDEYWELPLVNVKEPGIPDYSDDDFSGALDAFLNPTDAERLVALNVEFMTAPDPNPLFNKTIQPFEIPAELLEGLSQPDRDTITQYVIAADIGECSVIYEWRERPPFYFPRYQVYGRCDGRDDCAIPITTDHAFSQRCRPDLSDYIRIRALRWDCCHSYTEDDTWENICGWRVVSVPIVNRCTCMCDPNEG; this is encoded by the coding sequence ATGTGGACAACTACAGTAGTCATTGCTACCTTGGCCAGCTTCGTACTTCTAGCTGAAGCCACATATGATGACTCCCCAGTATATCCACCCTCCATTGATACAACAATAACTTGTATGGTTGCTGGAGATTATCGTAACAAAAGATCTTCCTCACCACCTGATCGAGTGCCTCGACCAGAGGATACTTTAGAATTGCAGCTTACTGTCGGTCAAATTGATGAGTACTGGGAACTACCTCTTGTTAATGTGAAGGAACCTGGTATCCCAGATTATAGCGATGATGACTTTTCTGGTGCTTTGGATGCTTTCCTAAACCCCACTGATGCGGAGAGATTGGTTGCTTTAAATGTTGAGTTTATGACAGCGCCAGACCCTAATCCTCTCTTCAACAAAACAATTCAACCATTTGAAATACCTGCTGAGCTATTGGAAGGGCTGTCACAACCTGACCGGGATACAATAACGCAATATGTTATCGCTGCTGATATTGGTGAGTGCTCTGTCATATATGAATGGAGAGAGAGACCACCTTTCTACTTTCCACGTTACCAAGTGTATGGGAGGTGTGATGGAAGAGATGATTGTGCCATACCAATCACTACTGATCATGCTTTTAGTCAGAGGTGCCGTCCTGACCTCAGTGACTATATCCGGATCAGAGCTCTGCGCTGGGATTGTTGCCATTCATACACTGAAGATGATACATGGGAGAACATTTGTGGATGGAGGGTTGTGTCAGTACCAATTGTTAATCGgtgtacttgtatgtgtgaTCCTAACGAGGGGTAA
- the LOC136253904 gene encoding nucleolar and coiled-body phosphoprotein 1-like, with protein sequence MIAGYHVEEPHLPQAPKKKVQTKTTDNQPETSAKGADTLGRKRKREDTTDSVPVKDAAKPSGSKAELERSKDSKSSTNTGRPPSVKKQKVDLDMGPKKKAQVNATSKTSAKGASTLGQKRKQEDTTDDGFTQSVPAKDAATSTVKELQKELKEQGLKTSGKKAELEEHLKDSKSSTDSTNTGGPPSVKKQKTDSAAANKPGKGKKTAVTSAADSKATKDISGKAVPVPKNKMKKKYSHKVDQHVRYADMYEVVDDWNCTLKQTNDGQKKRQFIQDPVVEAEVNC encoded by the exons ATGATTGCTGGGTACCATGTAGAGGAGCCCCACTTACCTCAG GCACCAAAGAAGAAAGTACAGACAAAGACAACTGATAATCAACCTGAGACCTCTGCTAAGGGTGCAGACACACTAGGACGAAAGAGGAAGCGGGAGGACACCACTGATAGTGTACCTGTAAAAGATGCAGCAAAACCAAGTGGAAGCAAGGCAGAACTTGAACGTTCGAAAGACTCAAAGAGCAGTACTAACACTGGTAGACCTCCAAGTGTTAAGAAACAAAAAGTTGACTTAG ATATGGGACCAAAGAAGAAGGCACAGGTTAATGCAACTAGTAAGACCTCAGCTAAGGGTGCAAGTACTCTAGGACAAAAGAGAAAGCAGGAGGACACCACTGATGATGGTTTTACCCAAAGTGTACCAGCAAAAGATGCAGCAACGTCTACAGTGAAAGAATTGCAGAAAGAGTTGAAGGAGCAAGGATTAAAGACAAGTGGGAAGAAGGCAGAACTAGAAGAACATTTGAAAGACTCAAAGAGCAGTACAGACAGTACTAACACTGGTGGACCTCCAAGTGTAAAGAAACAAAAGACTGATTCAG CTGCAGCCAATAAGCCAGGAAAAGGGAAAAAGACTGCTGTTACTTCTGCTGCTGACAGCAAAGCTACCAAAGACATCTCTGGAAAAGCTGTACCTGTTCCAAAGAataaaatgaagaagaaatacAGCCACAAG GTGGATCAGCATGTTCGTTATGCTGATATGTATGAAGTTGTTGATGACTGGAACTGTACTCTCAAACAAACTAATGATGGACAAAAAAAAAGGCAATTTATACAAGATCCAGTTGTTGAAGCAGAAGTCAACTGTTGA